From the genome of Nicotiana tabacum cultivar K326 chromosome 17, ASM71507v2, whole genome shotgun sequence:
cagagtaaagaatttcacgctctgagttaagtaacagttttaaatctggtcctgagggtatgaaaccccagaattttgtgtcatgtgagtattttggaggtgacacacatgctaggtgacgggcgtgtgggcgtgcaccgaggggattgtgacttggtccgtcctgtgaaattgtaaagttgaataattattgttagctatatgttctctatgtgttgaagaaatttgactataaatcatgttagaaatcatgcttaggctatgtgatagtactgttgggacccatagagggCACGCACTTATTGAATCAATTGCTAATTTTTATCTTgtgctcagtcatgattttacttgcgtatcatacctcagtatttcttgatatttgttgatgcattatgttatctttgtttgggctgatctttgtgatttttgagagcccgagagactagagaggttgaggactacgtaaggtcgagggcctgtcggtaaggtaaggatattatggcacgtgagttgtccatgcaggatattatagcacatgagttgtccgtacagcacgtgagttatccgtgtagattatagcgcttgggctgtaggagcccctccggagtttgtcacccccagtgagcacgggtacccattgagtgtaaGTATTGAAGGCTGAGAGACGAGTGATGAGTGGAGTGACTTTTGCTTGaaaggttgtacttgctttgcatttgttattTCACTTGATTGCTatatgtcattgttgtgaaatctctgaaagattttatttccGGAATACCTGAAAttgaattgtataaaaattgatttgacttaaactaccggatttgaaagcatgtctattctttactggaattactgaaagtgaactataactgtgtagctcgtcattatcttcagttccttagttattattgttacttgctgagttggttatactcatactacaccctgcactttgtgtgcaaatCAAGATGTTCCCGGACATAacgggtgttgatcatttcgcgcagttgattttcaagagattcagaggtagctgtcgtgtttcgcataccttgtctctctttccctatctccttgtttactgtattttggtcttagactattatagaccttaTGCTCCAGATCTGTATCCATATTAGAtacttatgtactcagtgacacgaGGTTTTAGGGAGTGTTCGTGTCAATATttatgggattttgtattgtattaaattattgtattttcaaacttaagaaaaATTGTGATTTATCGAGATTATTGACTTGCCTAGTAACGAGATagacgccatcatgacaggttgggattttgggtcgtgacaatcatcAACAGTACTCAGTAAAAAAAACTTTAAACTGTATCAATTTTAAATTCCTTTTGGAACCATtcctacaagatcttttgttatgcccttctaGACGCAATTGCCACATGAAACCTTGTACTTTTTTGCATTTACTTCATCATATGGTTTGTGTCTTTGTTTTTGAGGTCTCCTTGGCTGTCTTTTCCCGGTAGGTGGTTTACCACTTCTTCGGCTATATGTTGTGGCACATTCCATTTGCTTTCGTCAAGCAACGGGTCTACTAGTATTTCATAAGTATGCAGAAGGCTCTCCCTCGTGTAATAAGGAGAATAATAGTTTTCACAAGACTCGTTCCTGTGCCTCAAAGCCTCCAAAGCATGTGCACAAGGAAGTTCATCAAGATGGAATTGTCCACAACTACATCTCTTGTTTTGAAGACAAACAATAAAGCGCTTCACATCATCTATCATGGTATGGATGTATTTtgttgaagccctcacctacAACTGCATTACAAACACACAACAAGTTGTCAGCAACAGATACaaagcaaaataactacaattataCAACAACAATTCTACAATTAACAATATATATTTAGTTTGACGGAATCATTGATCTGATGTTATTAGCTATAGCTTACTCTCATCTTCTGCGATAATGTCATGTTGTCCTCcaactctttgttgtattttttccCAAGGTACGTGAACGTACCCTTTGCATTCAATAACTTTTCATTAGTCCAATGTTCAAGAAGAGTCCGCATGTACTCTAATAGTTCTACTATAAACAACTCTCTTGCATCTTTGGTTACCGCATTCAATGACTCTGCAATGTTTGATGTCATCGTCCACGTTCTGTTCACCGTAGCATGTACCCGAGACCGTCTGTGATAGCCAATATCGTATAGGTATACTTTAACACGTGTGTGGATCTCTTCAATCTTTGATattctttcattaaattcatcaagcATGTATGATCGTGCTGTGGCAAAGTACAATTCGCTTAACTTTAGATGACCCTTCTTAAACTTTGACCTTATATTTATCCAACTATGCCACATGCAAGCATAATATGGAGTGACGGTATAAACAGTAGATGTTGCCTTCAAGATACTCTCATTCCGGTCCGAAACAACACATATATTTGGTTTTTCACCATATGCATGTTTGAATTGCTCAAAAAATCACCTCTATGATGTGTCATTTTCTGAATCAACAACGGCGTATGCTAGTGGTAATATGCTACCTATCACACAGGTGGCAAAAAGAAATTCACTTTATGTAATAAaacttgagaatataaaaaatacagtctcaaaaataactttataacaatatttttacaattaatcTACATTACTTGTTGCATCCATTGTGCTAGCTGTTAGCATGATTCCCCTATATGCCGACTTCAAGAAGGTGCCATCAACTACTACAACTGGTCTACAATGCTCCCAACCCTTGATGGACGTATTAAGTGTAACAAATGCATACAAGAAATAATCATCTTCAGTCTTCTGCAATTTCACTACCGACCCCAGATAAGTCTTCTCCAGAATATACAAATAACTCGGCAAGCGACTGTAGGAATCAGCAGGATGACCTCTCAAAAATTCCAAagccttttcctttgctctccaagCTTGCATGTTGTTAAGTTCACACCATGATCCGACAACATGTTAGTTTGTATGTCTTTTGGTGTGTATATTGTCTTAGGATCTGCATATTTTGGCATCACCATACTGCCAACTACCATAGCAGTAGGTTTGCGTTGTATGTATGTGTTGTCCATCAAATAGCATGTATGCAAGCTGTTGAATTTTCGAACCTTGAACAATGCTGATTCATTTATGCTGGTGGACTTGAAGTGCCACGTACAATTGTCCCCAACACATACGAGGCAGTAcgtacaaaataaaataattcaaaaaatattatgcAAATTGTAGCTACAAAATACGAGGCTGTTGATGCACAAAAACTTAtcttaaataatttatatacaaaaatACTACAACTTATACACAATATGAATttgacaaataaaatatttctacCTTCTTGCACTAAACCTTTTCACCCTAAATTGAAACTTATTCATGACAGAATAGTTCTTCACTGCACTGACAATTGTTTGCTTGTCTTGGTAAACTTGGCCTACTTCAATTACATTTGGCGTATGTTTTATTATGATGATACTTTTATATTCCATAATTCTCGGAGATGTTTGCATAACAATCAACTTCACTATTCCTAATACTTCTCCAATTGTGTTACAATTGCGTGACAATTGTACCACGTTAGTATTACGATAATCAGAAGAACCTGCACTTAATTAAAAGTATAACTATTCATACCTCTGTATATCCATGTGTTCAGTATTTGACAGAATGTTTGTAGAGACATAACAGTTGAACTACATTTGTTATGTAGTAAAATTATAGATGTTttgtagtaaaattgtaaaaCACTTGTAACTGAAAAAACATTAGCACTGAAAAAATAAAGCAAACCTGCAAATGTGATCGCATTCGACATACTGCATTCCAAATCGAAATCACGCACAGTTATACATAGCAGATACATTCCTATGTTTTATCTTCCTTTTTCGTCTCCATATACACTCGAACTCCCATATGGCTCCGAATTTCCATTAGAGGACAATGTTCATTGAGAGTGTATTTGATTTCGATAATTTTTGCGGAGGTATCGATCATTAGATGCTCTGCAATTGCGGAATTCAATTGACTATAATTTGAATCGTCATTGACTACAATTTCGTCAATATCAAAATCGTTGTATCTCCCAACGCTATCCCACCGACCATTGAGCTGAAGCATAATCGCTAATTTTGACATTATGTCGCGAAATTCAACTCAATTATAGCTAATTGTTTGCAATTGTTTTGTTCAAAATCTTTGTTTATGGAGAATTAGAGGAAACCAGAGAAAACTAGAGAATAGAAGGATACTACAGATATGTTGCTTTGATTATGGTGCGATGATAACCAGTGAAAATCTGCGTAATAGATCGATTCTACAAAtatgttgccttgattattgtgcGATGATTGCGTGAGTAAAATCTCTAAGCGATCCAAAAATCCCGCGTCTAAATAAGGAAGACTATCGCAGAAAGGCTTCTAGTTTAAacaaatgtatatattttgtagctAAACCGTGTTTAGGTCGAGTAAATTCAAAAACATGAACATTTTTCGTTATAAggtttcaaatagtatatatgaaCGAAAATATTACTAAAATATAACACTTCCATTCTAAAACCAAAAATATAGATGCAGCCTTGTGTACAGTGGTGGAGCCCCTTCCTAACACCTTATAGGAAGGGGTGTCAAATGATACCTCTTCGCGGGAAAAATATATTGTGTAGctaggtaaaaaaataaattatatgtatatatattatgtattgaCTGCCCTTAATTTCTTggtatgtttacttttatatattttgacacctcTTAACGGAAATTTTGGCTCCGTTGTGTAGGGCTCTTAAGCCAATGTGCATATCCATTGGTAGATTTGTAGAACAGTAAATTGCATTCAAGGATTTGACCAGATTTTGATGATCTTAATTGGACAAATAAAAGTACATTATTCTGTTAAAATTATACAAATTAAACTATATTCTGCTGATCTTACTATGTGAATTTACAGATCATATCATATTCAGAGTGTATATGGAAAGGGATCGGGTAATATAAATATTTCATATCGAGCCAAACGTTAATTTTATGTTCACTCGTCATATTgttttttccttatttggttGTATGTGTTTCGAGATTAGATCTATAGCTAATCTTACtaattttcctttacttattttaaaaaaaaataaaatcaatcacCACCCACATTTAGAAAtgattaaagggtttgaaaaCCTCTTATAAATTGGAGAATTTATAAAATAGCATTCAAATAGTCAATTAATTAATAACATCTGGGCTTTTAGATCACATACTAGCAGTACATAACGCATAGTTTAATCATGGATACTATAATAGTTAATCTTAGATCTACCAAGAGTATATAATCATTATAATTACTCCTACGACTTTCAAATAAAGTACTTTAATTTAATTTCAGAAGTTTTCTTTTTTCATGCACGTGAGAATATTGTACGACGTGTCTAAGTAATGTTCTAAGACTTGTAACAACTTGATATAATTTTATTACTAATGTAGTCATGACTAAATAAATGAGTAATTAGTCTATAGACTCTATACTAGCTGGAGAAGAGAACAGTAATTAACTtagttcattttcttttttcggCGAAATAGACAGTAGTGTGAATGTATGACAATTACATGTTTGAACCAAGGAAAGAAAAAACTTAATGGAacatataattattttataaattatatgaTTGTGTAAATACTTATTACCACGTAACTAGTGCACATAAGTTGATCTAGATTAAAATTATCTataatatattaaaagtacgaaagcCCTTAGCAAAATATTATTCGcgtttttaccctttaaaaataaatattatattggtcaaaattataatttaaattatttttctaatatctaggacaataaaatcaactaaaagtTTGATTATTATATCTTTCCTTATGGAACTAAGTaagaaatcctaatatttaggttaaaattaattaaaaccttACCAAAAAATCCAACTTTTTAGATATTGGAAATAACGTGATGGATAGGTGGTGGAAGATatctattttttaactttttttcttcttacAATTAATATTCTTTTTGGTAAGTAAAAGAATTTTATTTGCGAGAGGCTTGCAATTCACTTGAAAACTTATCTACTTTTTATTGAATTAGTTAAATTGGATAAATATTTGTTATAAACTTAAAttgtttttcttaatttttaatttataactcaaaatatatttttaataatatttaagtgATATTCAAAATTTTGAGCTCATTAATTCTAAGTACAAATGTATTCTAAATGAAttatcattcattatttttttcttttaaaatatttattctaaatgagTTGTCCTtcattattattcttttttgaaTTTATTCCAACGAAGGACAACTCCCTATATTCttcatattttaaattatttattgcaAAATATTAACTCAACATTAgtcaaattttaaaattttacattTTCATTATTAATATTTAGGAGGTACAAGTCCAATCTTTTCATTATCAAATTAAAAGACCAAAATATTCAATCTAAGAATCGTGCaaaaataaattttgtattttgtttttgtattatcacagaaataacaataattttcataaGATATTTCCATGTAAATCCTTCACAATAAGGCATTTGAAAACTTCAATTGGACATGATTTCATCATCTATTTAGCTAGCCAAATACAAAAACAtctattattttaaaaaacaaatccttaacttttattttataattttatataaataactaataaaatatttatattcatTAATATGGGTACACGCGCAAAATGCGTACACtaagactatatatatatataggagtaCCAATTTAAAAGAGACCTATAGAGCACCTTTGACTTTTAGTAAGGGTACATTTGGAAATACAAAATTGGTCCAGGGACAAAGAGGTTACTGAGATTCACATTTATTCATTAGTTAGTATTAGAATAGAAATTCATAACGGAGGTTTCTTCCTCTCTCTACGTGGTCGCTAAGGCTTTTCACATTAGACCCTCGGAAATGGATCAAATTACAGACTTACCCCACTATATAATAAAAATGACGTCGGCTATAAATGAGTTATCTCTTCCTTTTTAATCTCTTTCATCAACCCACTAATTCTCTAGCTCTGTCTCATATTCATAATAAAACCTACTAAGAATAAACGTGTTCTCTTTTTGTTGTGTTCTTTCTTCTGCTGCTTCTTCCATTGGGATCGTCAAAACTTGAAGATCGGATCGACAAC
Proteins encoded in this window:
- the LOC142171870 gene encoding uncharacterized protein LOC142171870, translating into MQAWRAKEKALEFLRGHPADSYSRLPSYLYILEKTYLGSVVKLQKTEDDYFLYAFVTLNTSIKGWEHCRPVVVVDGTFLKSAYRGIMLTASTMDATTRSYMLDEFNERISKIEEIHTRVKVYLYDIGYHRRSRVHATVNRTWTMTSNIAESLNAVTKDARELFIVELLEYMRTLLEHWTNEKLLNAKGTFTYLGKKYNKELEDNMTLSQKMRVRASTKYIHTMIDDVKRFIVCLQNKRCSCGQFHLDELPCAHALEALRHRNESCENYYSPYYTRESLLHTYEILVDPLLDESKWNVPQHIAEEVVNHLPGKDSQGDLKNKDTNHMMK